CCTGGACAAACCCATGCGCGACCACGTGCTGCTCCAGGCCATCGCCCGCGTCAACCGCCCGTATGAGGATGATTCGGGCCGCCGCAAGACCAACGGCCTGATCCTGGACTTCGTGGGCATCTTCGACAACCTGGAACGCGCCCTGGCCTTCGATTCCCAGGACGTGGAGGGGGTGATCGAAGGGCTGGAGGTGCTGCAGGAACACTTTGACCGCCTGATGACCCGAGCGCGCGCCGAGTTCTTGCCCATTGCTCAAGGACCCACCGCCGACAAAGCCGCCGAGTCCGCTCTGCTGCACTTCCGCGACAAAGAAGTACGCGAGGCTTTCTACCGCTTCTTTCGCGAATTGGAAGAGACCTACGAAATTCTCTCTCCCGATCCTTTCCTGCGGCCCTATCTGGAGGACTACCAGCGTCTGGTGGAGTTGTACCGCCTGCTGCGCAGCGCCTACGAGCCAGGCGTGCCAGTGGACAAGTCGTTTCTGCGCAAGACCGCGGAGATCGTCCAGCAGCACACTGCTACCCGGACCTTGCGTGAACCGAGCGCTACTTACGAAATCGGTGCTGCAGCCCTGCTCGCTTTGATTCGCGAGGAGAAGCCAGAGACGGTCAAGGTCTTCAATTTGCTGCGCGAACTCCATCGCTTGATGGAAGAACAAGGCCGCCAACAGCCCTATCTCATCCCTATCGGTGAGCGAGCAGAAGCCATCCGCCAAGCGTTTGAGGCGCGCCAACTCAACAGTCAGCAAGCGCTGGCCGAACTGGAGAACCTGGTTCAGGGCCTGTGGGAAGCTGAGTCCCAGCGCAAGGAGAGCAATCTTTCCGCGCAAGCCTTTGCCGTAGCCTGGTGGGCGCGGGTGCAAAAGAGCATGAGTGCAGAAAAAGCCGAGTGCTTAGCCGCTGCCGTGGAGCAGATCTTCCAGCAATTTCCCCACTGGGCAGCCAGCAGCCACCAGGAACGGGAACTGCGCCAGGCGCTCTACAAGCCCCTGATCGAGGCCGGCGTTCAGGAGATGGTGGCCTGGGCCGACGAGATGCTCACCCTGCTGCGGAGGATTGCCTCATGATGCAACCATCGCCGCTGGCTGAAGCCATCACCCGCGACCTGCTGATTGCTGAAGCATACACGTGGGCGCGGCGCATTGGCGTAGCCGATCGCCTGCAGGAAGTCCACGTGCGGCCGATGCGTCGCAAATGGGCCAGCATCTCCACCCGTGGCAGGCTCACCCTGAGCAGCGATCTATTGAGGCAGCCGGCCGCCTTTCGCCGGGAGGTGTTGGTACACGAACTGGTGCACCTCAAATTGGGTCACGGTTTGCATAACGCGCTTTTCTATGCCTTGGTGCGAGCTTATTGTTCGAGCGAGGGGCAGGACACGAAAGAAAAGCACCCTACCCTTGCGCTGAACCGAAACCATTGAAATCCGGTTCCAGCTCTGATGGGGCTCAACGTTGTTGATGTGTGTCCGTTGGGATTCTGTGTTATTCCACCGTCGTAGCCAAGTTCTCTATCCAGCCTATCAAGCGGGCTTGTTGAGAGAGACGGGTAGGTAGCCCGATCCAGCGCCGGCTTTCCGCCGCCTGGGACTGCTCCGCAACAAGCAACGCCGGTGACTCGCCATCCAGATCACGACGCAACTGTGAAGCCAAGTCTTGCTCATCCAGCAGCGCACGCCAGGCTTCCGGATTAGGACTAAACAGTTTCGCAAGATCGTCCAGTTTTAATTCACTAACGGATGGTTTTTTCGATCCACCCACGAGCAGCTGCTCTAGCAACGCGAGACCCGGGAATGGCTCGCCAGGGGCAAAAGGGACTCCGTCGGAATTTTCGGGAGGAACTGGACGGGACCAAAGGCGAGAGGTAATTTCCCAGACACCAGAACGTAGCGACGCCCAAACTAGGGCAATCACGTCCAGGCGACAGCGGGTGACCAGCACTTCCTCTTTTGCCACTGGAGCGTCTGGCGAAGTGGACGACTTGGTAGTGTTGTTTGCAGGCGGTGGCTGTTCGTCACGTAACGGCAAAATCCGCACCGTGGCGGGGCATCCGCGTTTTAGGCCTTCGACCTCAGACCATGATGCGATCTCTTGATACCGTTCGGCAAGTTCGCCCTGCAACTTGTGGATATCTAGCTCTACAAGATCGCGCAATCGCATACGTGGTAAGATGGGAAGGAGGATTTGACGTTCGGGCCAATAGCATACTAGTCGGCGTGTCCGGCGCCAAATCGGCGGGTCATTGTTACCCGTTTCAAACCGCGGAGCACCCTCTGGGACCCTCCATCTCCCTGCCATGTCGCTGACGACAGCGCCCATTTGCTGGAGATCACTTAGGACAATTTCGACAACTCCGGTGGGGAGGCAGAGTAGGCAAGCAATCTCGGCGGCGGTAGGTTGTTTGAGGACCGACACTGCTTCCTGAATGAACCCACGCAGGGGATTTTGCGGAGGCTGACCCTTGACGAGAACCGGGGTTTCATAGAGCACTACCTCAAGAGGCTCAGGGGCAATGGCAAGCACAAGTCGCCCCTTCGTCCCCTGAAGGGTTCCTTCGATCTGTCTAATCAGACGCTCGACGATTTTCCACCGTTGTGGTTGCATTTCTTACCCGCTCCAGCGAGTTTGCCATTTCTGCGGGACCTTCAAAAGACCACCACGTCCGTGTGCGAATACAAACAGAGCGTGGAGATGATCGCGCGTCTCAGCCTCGTCGCCAGTAACGTCGCTGCGCTTGCGGGCTAGTTCCACAGTGCTTCCATCGGCAATAACAAGGAGCAGGCAACGCGCTCGCGAGAACGCCACATTAAGCCTTTGACGGTTATCAACGAAGCCTAATCGCCCCTGCGAGTTGCTCCGTGTGCAAGTGAAGATAATCAGATCCCGCTCCTGCCCTTGGAAGCTGTCCACAGTCCCGACATGAAGAATGCCCGCACTTAGCAGCTTGTTTAGCTTTTGATCTTTCCGGAGCAGGTCTCTGATCTTCTCGACTTGCCGGCGGTATGGTGCGATCACCCCAAGGGTGGGGACGCTAGACTCTTTGTCGTCCGCTTTGTCAACTTGGAACTCTGGTAGCTTGGCAAAAGCACGAAGAATGAACACAGCAAGCTCCTGCTCAAGCGAGTTGACATAACCCGTCCCTAGTCTCTTCTCCTGACGGTCGGGAAGCTGTTGTGTGTCGAGAACGAGGAGATTCGGACGGTCGGGAAGAAAAGCCGGTCTTGGCATCGTATGGTTGGCTACATGCGGGAAGTCGTGCAGGCGGCCACCGTAGAACTGTTGGGAGACGAAAGCAGATATATCAGGATGCATCCGACCCTGGTGGTCGAGGAAAACGTAGCGACCGCTTTTCTCAAACGGCTCTTGCAACTCCTCGAAAAGCGAGCGAGTGATTACCTTGGGGTCAAGTCCCTCACGTCTCAAGCGTTTCTGCAATTCATCGTCGCTATAGGGTGGTAGCTGCTGGTGGTCACCGACCAGCACCCACTTCTCGCCGCGGATCAACGGCACGAGCAAGCGGCGCGCCTCCTCCTTGCCGGCTTCGTCCACAATAACGTAATCGTACACCACGGAACGAAGCTCGCGGTGGGTGGCACACCCGATAGTGGTTGCACACACCAGATTGGCGTTGGCGATCAGCAGTTCGGAGAAGAATCGGGGGTTTTTCTGCAGAAATTCCAGCCAACGGCGTAGCAAGCGGACGCATTCCTCAGGACGAGTCCCTTGCGCCCGTAATTGCCGCCAGGCACGGACACGTCCTTCCTGACAGTTGAAATCTATGGGTAATTCCCGCTCCAGCGCCGGATGACATTCCCATGGACCGAGATTCAGCAATTCTCCATTTTGCAGCGCAAACGACCAGGATACCGCATCGCAAGCTGCACCATCTTCTAGGATGTCCCAAACCTGGCGATCCCGTCGCAAAGCCTGCCTGAATTTCTCGAGCTTCTTGCCTACTTGTTGTTCTAATTTTTCTCGGTACTCAGTGTTGAAGCAGTCGAGAGTGAAGCCTCGGAGGTGCTCAGGAATCCGGTGTGTGGAACCGACGCGATAGGGGGCGATACCTAGCTCCATTACCAGGTTTGTTCCTCCTCTTGGCGTGACCAAGCGCTCCAGCACGTTGTCCACCGCGACGTGAGTTGGAGCGACGAGCAGCACCTTGAAGCCGGGATTCTTTCTGTGCATGCGAAAGAGTTGGCGGAGGATTTCGAGAATCACCGTGGTCTTGCCGGTGCCCGGCGGTCC
This Thermogemmata fonticola DNA region includes the following protein-coding sequences:
- a CDS encoding M48 metallopeptidase family protein, with product MMQPSPLAEAITRDLLIAEAYTWARRIGVADRLQEVHVRPMRRKWASISTRGRLTLSSDLLRQPAAFRREVLVHELVHLKLGHGLHNALFYALVRAYCSSEGQDTKEKHPTLALNRNH